The Chiloscyllium punctatum isolate Juve2018m chromosome 30, sChiPun1.3, whole genome shotgun sequence genome includes a region encoding these proteins:
- the LOC140455080 gene encoding uncharacterized protein — protein sequence MVTTGGPQQQQQRKKRRRGTGGCGGAGRKRRKKKKRAQTQGNLPPLPLPEHLQRGRRRRRRRTQGINDLILQALSARMQPGGVSLTSLREALLSSGYDVEKNKSQLRTAVGDLVRNGSLVRTRGRAPGRGTRGGRGEAGGCLRLSRRPKQQQQQQQRQTGTRGKGRRAAATKRRKSPATTATTTSSSSDGCPRRKMKAGKPANPRARGKRGAGDKTTTTTATATSRKTKNQSCWRATGVESCPMAEAVPVRGDVPGAAAAAAAVPESAAVPAAGKKKAAHRLQKGGGGATTAAAAEQILEAVAAVKERQAAAKLGGALKKTISAAGYEPMEKGGPGKGGSAADTGAGTSATVQPEQKQQEAAEEVAEGQREEGEAQVRPKERATKKKAAPKRAAAAKRTKKAAAKNPRKRTAAKPRKTPKRAAGKKRR from the exons ATGGTGACCACCGGCGGCccgcagcagcagcagcagcggaaGAAGAGGAGGAGGGGCACGGGCGGCTGCGGGGGAGCGGGCAGGAAGCGGCGCAAGAAAAAGAAGAGGGCGCAGACACAGGGCAACCTGCCGCCGCTTCCGCTGCCCGAGCACCTGCAgcgggggcggcggaggaggcGCCGCCGGACGCAGGGCATCAACGACCTGATTCTGCAGGCGCTGTCGGCCCGGATGCAGCCGGGCGGCGTGTCCCTCACCTCCCTCCGGGAGGCCCTGCTCTCCAGCGGCTACGACGTGGAGAAGAATAAATCGCAGCTCCGCACGGCGGTCGGCGACCTGGTCCGCAACGGCTCGCTGGTGCGGACCCGGGGCCGGGCTCCAGGACGGGGGACccgaggagggagaggggaggcgGGCGGCTGCCTGCGGCTCAGCCGGAGAccgaagcagcagcagcagcagcagcaaaggCAAACGGGCACCAGAGGCAAAGGCCGGCGGGCCGCCGCCACCAAGAGGAGGAAATCCCCGGCCACCACCGCCACCACGACCTCGAGCAGCAGCGACGGCTGCCCCCGGAGGAAGATGAAGGCGGGGAAACCCGCCAACCCCCGAGCGAGGGGCAAGAGGGGAGCGGGCGACAAAACAACCACAACCACCGCCACCGCCACCTCCAGGAAAACCAAAAACCAAAG TTGTTGGCGTGCGACGGGCGTGGAATCGTGTCCGATGGCAGAGGCGGTGCCCGTTAGAGGTGACGTACCCGGGGCGGCGGCAGCGGCAGCAGCTGTTCCGGAGTCTGCTGCAGTCCCGGCCGCCGGTAAGAAGAAGGCCGCCCACCGGCTGCAGAAAGGCGGCGGCGGCGCTACCACCGCGGCGGCGGCCGAGCAGATCCTGGAGGCCGTGGCCGCTGTCAAGGAGCGCCAGGCGGCCGCCAAGCTCGGCGGTGCCCTGAAGAAAACTATCTCGGCCGCGGGCTACGAACCGATGGAGAAGGGTGGCCCGGGCAAGGGGGGTTCGGCGGCGGACACCGGGGCCGGTACCTCGGCCACCGTGCAGCCGGAACAGAAGCAGCAGGAGGCGGCGGAGGAGGTGGCAGAGGGACAACGGGAGGAAGGAGAAGCTCAGGTCCGCCCCAAGGAAAGAGCAACCAAAAAGAAAGCGGCTCCGAAGAGAGCGGCGGCGGCTAAACGAACCAAGAAAGCGGCGGCCAAGAATCCCCGGAAGAGGACGGCGGCCAAGCCCAGAAAAACCCCCAAACGGGCGGCGGGGAAGAAGCGGAGGTAG
- the LOC140454979 gene encoding histone H4-like yields MSGRGKGGKGLGKGGAKRHRKVLRDNIQGITKPAIRRLARRGGVKRISGLIYEEVRGVLKVFLENVIRDSVTYTEHAKRKTVTAMDVVYALKRQGRTLYGFGG; encoded by the coding sequence ATGTCGGGCAGagggaaaggtggtaagggtttgggcAAGGGCGGAGCGAAGCGGCACCGCAAAGTTCTGCGGGACAACATCCAAGGAATCACTAAACCCGCTATTCGGCGCCTGGCTCGCCGGGGTGGTGTCAAACGCATCTCGGGCCTCATATACGAGGAGGTGCGTGGGGTGTTGAAGGTGTTCCTGGAGAATGTCATTAGGGATTCGGTCACGTACACGGAACATGCCAAGCGCAAGACTGTTACCGCGATGGACGTCGTGTATGCGCTGAAGCGCCAAGGTCGGACGCTGTACGGCTTCGGTGGTTGA